Genomic window (Lynx canadensis isolate LIC74 chromosome A1, mLynCan4.pri.v2, whole genome shotgun sequence):
CAGGCAAAAGAGGATGTGTCACCTTCAGACCTGTGCTacagtaaatattaaaacatattcttCATGTAAAAGAAAAGTGGTCCCAgatacaaaaaggaatgaagagcagCAGAAAGGAAATATGTGTAGCTAAAGCTAAATGAATGACTATATAAAATAACGCCTTATGAtgtttaaaattaacatatacaACAGTAGTATATAAATTAGGATGAGGTGGTAAGGAGTTAGAGTGTTCTAAGTTCATTGTATTGTCAAGGAGAGGTATTATTAATGATTTATGCAGACTTTGATAGGTCAAAGAATCATGTTGGAATGTCTAAGGTGACTGCCAGAAGAATAGCAAACAATGAATAACTACCAAGATAATAGagatgggaaattatttttttatttaaaaaaaagtcacttcaaTGGAACACAAGaggaatataagaaaatatatttaaacctacattatattaaacataaacagattaaatgagaatgtccaactagaaaatataaaggtaaaCCATTCATAAACTGTTAGactagttttttaaatatttattcctaagtaggacaaaaaatatttttaagtgaaggaTTGAGATCTTAAAAATGTCTCAGTTATGAAAACCAACTATGCCATACTTCtctgaaaagtttaaaaagaggtCTCCTACAAGGTGTTTTAGAGACCTAATTCTGTGACTTCCTAGACCCTGGAGACACCATAAAATATGATCAAAGTTCTAATATTTACTACTTGCTTacacttgggcaagttatttcttCATCAACTTTAGCCTTCTGGTCTGGAACATGGGGATAACACCTACCTCAAAGTTTAGATTACaggagataatgcatgtaaagcacttagcccaaagtctggtacatagtaaaagCTTAATACAGGTTCCCTATTAAGTTACTACATCCATATGTGATTATTGAAacactatatcatacacctgaaattaatctaacactatacgttaactaactgggattaaaatttaaaaactcaaaaaaaattactacatCCAAATTACACAAAGGGTGTTTGATAAACAACATATATGGCCCATACATAAATATACCGTATAAAGCAACTTAAGAGTCAATATGTCTCCTCTCCTACACCCCCCAAaatccagaatttatttttctaaaatgttataaaaattcaaGGTATAGAAAACTTAACATTCCTATTCAAATACCCAATCTATCAAATCCTAACATTTTGCCACAGAAGCTTCATATTTAAGAATGGTAACCTTATAGACTCAATAAAAGTGCTCTACATGCTTACCTGACATTGGATTGCTTCTACTCGGTAAGGGTTAAAACTCTTTTGGCATTTGCAACACAGTTGTTTGAAATAAACCTAAAGAGAAATAAGGggtttttatatatacatatatatacacacacaagatTATATGTACCTTAGGCTCCCAgttcttaagtaatctcttccCCACTTTGTGCCCTGCTTTTGCCCAACCTCTACCCTGAGGTCTTAAGTAGTGCTATCAGTCCCTTTTTCTCACTCTTTGAACCtcatttccttacctgtaaaattgAGATACTACCACTTGCTTTTTCTATAATTCTGGCAACCATTAATGTACACAAAGTACCACAGTAAAAATCTTCAATGGGAAGTaactattataattttattcattgcaTGAAGGCCAAACCCTTGACCTTTGCTTTCTGTCTTAGTCTATTAGcttctactttttcattttctcattatttccccACTTGAACTTCAAATTATTTATAGTTACCACCCATACATATTGTTTCTCAACTCTGCATTCTCTGGTGCACAGTTTCTCCCTGCTTCAGTTGGTGAACTCCTCCTAGTTAGCCTCAAAAATCCTGCCTGGACATCATGATGCCTTCCCTCTGACAGGGTTAATCAGCTGCCTCCTGTGTTATTTCTGCATCACTTCCGGGACACAAATGCCACTGTGTCTATCACCACATTGCATCTTATCTCCTAGGAGAATAAATTTCTTAAGGAGGAGTCCTAGGTCTTGTTCCTTTTATCCTAGCATCTCAGAGCGTGTTCATTAAACCCACTGTTTTTCTTCTGGCACAGTATAAAAATCTATTTGCTTCCAGGGTCTAGTAAATGGCTAATATGAAAAGTCAAGTTTTCATTCAGGTCTTAGCACACCTCCTTACCCGCTCCTTCTACAGGCCTTTAGCCAGAAAAGCAGTACCTAAAACGTGAAAGCACAGGGGACTCCAACTCAAATGCTTGTTGAAGTTAATGAGATAGACCAGATGTCAGCTGTTGCAAAATGAAGTGCACAAGCCctgtgaaaggagagagaagctgctTCGCCCCAGCCTACTGTTTTCATCGAGTCTATAGCGACCAGAGTCTAATCAGGGAAACTGGAAATGCAGATCATAAAGTCTTTCCCAATCTTAATGCGTTGACAACTAATTCAATTGAGAGAAAAACTGCTTAGCCTACACAAGTCTGTCCAAGGCGAACCTTTACAATTAATTATTTCTCTTATAGCTCCACCTTGTGGACAAACTATGGAAATTGCCTAGAGCCAAGGTCTCAACAGGTTCAAAACACACCAACTAAAAAATGATTATAGACAGTTCCACCGGACACAAGAGTTCACCGAAATAACATGCAATTCTGTTCCGCAGAACTAACAAGCTAAATGTAACACCAGTTCTGAGAGCCTCAAGTGTTCATGTGGACAGTCCAATTCAGTTCAGTTCAAACATTAACCACGTACCGATAAAGTGCCTGGCACGAAGGATGCCAAATGAATGAGACAGCATTGTGGTCACGTTCCATTAGGAAACGCTCTCCCTGTAACATCTGTGTCTGCCCCATCCTCCTCCCATGTCCCGCTCACTTTTACTTACCTTATTAGTTCCAGAAATGCACCACACATAAGCACTCTCCCATCTGGTCTTACAATCTTTACAGTGAAAATAGCCATATTTTGGTTCCAAAAACTGCAGATAAGGGGGAAAAGTCTTTTACAATCTTTGGGGGGAAAGCCAGATCCTCTTTCCTTGTGGCtttgtataaaaaaaaacaaaaacccggccacctgagtggctcagttggttaagcatccaactcttgatttcagctcaggtcatgatctcccagtttgtgagattgagccccacatcaggcttcacacagtgcagatcctgcttgggattctctctctctctctctctctctctctctctctctctctctctcccccctcccccccttctcccacttgcacactctctctcgctcaaattaaatgaataaacttgaaaagaaaaaacaaaaagcttcctTAACTTCACTCATACCTATCCTCAAGGCTACTATGCTAATTTAGCATTTCATTGCTCAGGGATTACTCTGAGATTCTTATTTCTCCTGTCTCTCAAACTTTTCTAACGTTCTTTCAACAATGCCACCAGCACAATCTCCCCCAAAAGAAAATCTGGTCACATATTTGGCAGACCTGAAACCCCATCTTATCTCCTCATTCCCAATAGCAATGGTTACCAGACTTCTGAGTTTCGCATGCTTAAAGTTAGCACCCTATTCTACCAAGAAGTGACAAAACATATAGGCCATTTAAAACATGTTATCAGAACTACCTCTCCTTCATCAAGTATaaagtgaaagatttttttctctgttaccccagaaatggaaaggaggaaagagaggataaGGCGAGCGGAGGACTGAGGACAGGGAGGAGAAAGTTCACCTGGAAGTTGGGTTTCCGGAGCAGATCTGCTCCACCGACTCCCTGTGTCTGCTTGCTCTTCCCTTCCTGAGGGTTTGGGGTACCTTCCTCCCCCAACCCATGCTGGCAAAGCTCCTCCTGTTTGTCCTCTTCAGACCTTGGCATTGGTGGtgactgctgctgctgctggctggCCTCCGCAGGACCCAAAAGTGCCTTCCTCTCCTGGTCTTCCCCCTCCTTTCGCGGCTGGATCAAGCCCCTGCGACCTATCACTGGTGAATAGACTCCCCATGCCGGCAGGGGTACCTTGTGACCTGAGCTGCTCCAAGGGGAGCGGCTGCGCAAGGTGCGAGAACCCAGCGAGCACTGCACGGACTTGTCCACCCGCGGACTCACCTGCACCCCCACCTCCTTGGTGTTGGCCTTGCAAAGCCGCAGGCTCAGGCTGGGGTTCATCTGGGAGAGAATGGCCTTAAGCTGCGCCCTCTTGTAAGGGTCCATATAGTAGTCAGAGGCATTTGCGGGCACCAGCAACCCAGGCCTGGCCAGGAAAGTGGGGGGACCAGTGTTTCGCCTCCAGTCAGGCTGTTTGTGTTCATAGAGTCCTGGCTGGCCCAAAGGCATCGTATTCCCATAGCCCTGGTATAAGCCACAGGGAACGCGGACAAAGCGTTCCATCTGCTCACCCAGCACCCAGGCACAGCACAAACCCCAGTGCGCTTTGTCTCCTTGTTTTGCCTTCTACCTTCATCCACCCTTCTTTTTCCTGATCAAGTTAGTTTAGGTCCATTCCAAgcttctccatttatttcaggTTCTGATGGGAGCTGCTGCCTATTTCCCTAATTAAAGGAGGACAGGAGATCTACCCATCTACAGAGGTCTAATGTCCACCTGATACCTATTTGCTCTTCCTATCTCTTCAACTCACTCCTCCCGAATCTTTCTTCAAAGCTGTTTTTCATTTAGACTTCTTACTCACACACGTGCTTTCATTAGCCTGATTTGAGCATACTAGAAGAGTATATGGAAGTAAGTATATCACGGCAGAGTTAATGAATGTAAAGGCCCTGGTACCACAGGAGCAAAGAGAATAaagttatgggggggggggtgtatgtgGTGAGAAAATGTACTTTAGAAGGTTGTACTGTATGCCAACAGCTCTCATTAAGTCATTCCTAGTGAGGGCCACTGTCCCAAAAGGTGAAAAAAGCAAATTGTTCTGATTTAGAGGGTAAATGGAAACTTAATCACAGGATAGTTAAGTATCCGAAATCAAAAGGACTTGAACTGAAACCTGGGCCTTGTTaccaggcaagttacttaaccaggTGATTTGGTTTCCCCATCTGACAATACTAATTTATAGGATTATTACAAGATTAAATGTGGTATTACCTATAAAGCACAAAGCAGAGTAATTCATGAGTGTTAAGTGGTAACTCTAACTGGGTAAGAATCAGAGCTGTGTGTTCCTTTGCTATTTAGACCTAGATGATCCTAAACTTTGCTATCTGTACTGGTAAGGCTTCCTGctagaacaaaagaaaaggatcAAACTAAAACGACACTTATGTAACCAAGAAGAGCCCACCCTTTGTCTAATCTAAGGTTGTTTCATTGTTTACTGCTCAAGAGCTTTGTGACAGCAGCAAGGTCTATAAGCAGCTCTCACACCAGAATCCAGAAAATTTAGGTTATACCAGCCAGCCGTAATTAAGCTTCCTGCTACCCAGGTCACAGACCCTGTGAACGATGGGGACAGATTCCAGTCTTTCAAGGCGacttagagaaaagaaaggcacAAAACAGGGTGATTGGCCGCTGTAAGAATATAAATACTACAGAAGCCTGCAGAGGGGAACACCTGCAGGAGAGCTACGGTCATTTCACAATTTTTCAAGGCTTAGAGGTCTTGGAAACCTGCCACGTAAGAGCAACATGGGGACTAGAACTAAAGTCCTCTGGCTTCAAATCTCAGCCCCTTCCACTCTATGCAGAGCACACAACCGGGAAAGCAGTTAGCCACAACCACGGCCCACTCTGGGGGTTCCCAAGGTGGGCCACTTTAGGGGACGCCGTTCTTAGGGGAGAACAAAGGTCTTTCAAAGACCCCAGGCCGTGTACCCTAGCGGTCACCCAAACgtgaggtggggcagagggaatgaGGAGTGGCGAAGTACACTTTGTGCGCGGTCGCCCCCCCAGCAGCGCGGCCTGGTACTCTGAAGCCTCAGGGAGAAGACAAGAAGCACCCCAGCTCCGTCTTTACGCGGTTCCGGACCAGACGCTCAGCAGCCGAAAAAGCGCTTGGCTTTCGCCACACGGACGCTGCAGAGCCTGACTTCCGGGTGGCGCGCACGTTGCGTGCGCGTCATGGCGTCACCGCGTGACGTGCGCAGGGAGCGGGCTTTTGGCGCGAGCGTCTGAAACAGGGTCGACGGAGGCGGAGCTGCTGGGACTCCGCGCCTTGGTTGTTGTCAGAACCGTGGATCGCCGCGCAAACGAGCCTGCGGCCCAGATTTCTGGTCGAGGTGCCGGCGCGGTTTTTGTCAGCCTTCTCCGGCCGAAAAGAGCTCCACCAGCGGAGGCGGTTAGTGTTGGCTGGGTGGAGACGGACGGGCCGGTGTGAGGCGGCGGGGGAACGCCTCTCGTTCCCGGGGTGGGAGCCGCGGCCTCCCGCCCTCTACGGTCGGTGCCAACCTCGCACCGACTGGGAGAAAGGGCCGGGGGTTCGGCTCCTCCGCTGAGCGGACTCGAGCCCTGGCGCTTCCTTGGGACTCCACTTCCCAGCTTCGGTCCCCCGCCACCCGCCCAGGATTTGCCCCTTAGCTGCCCCAGATGTCCCAGTCTCAAGTTTCCTTAATTGGAAAGACGATGAAGTTAACTTTAACGGAATATCGTAATTCCGGAAAATGTTTTACAGCTCCTGGTACGCTGTATCTGTCTTGCTTAAACCCTCCGGCATTTGCTGTATTACGAAGA
Coding sequences:
- the ZAR1L gene encoding ZAR1-like protein, whose protein sequence is MERFVRVPCGLYQGYGNTMPLGQPGLYEHKQPDWRRNTGPPTFLARPGLLVPANASDYYMDPYKRAQLKAILSQMNPSLSLRLCKANTKEVGVQVSPRVDKSVQCSLGSRTLRSRSPWSSSGHKVPLPAWGVYSPVIGRRGLIQPRKEGEDQERKALLGPAEASQQQQQSPPMPRSEEDKQEELCQHGLGEEGTPNPQEGKSKQTQGVGGADLLRKPNFQFLEPKYGYFHCKDCKTRWESAYVWCISGTNKVYFKQLCCKCQKSFNPYRVEAIQCQTCSKSRCSCPQKKRHIDLRRPHRQELCGRCKDKRFSCGNTYSFKYIM